From a region of the Novipirellula artificiosorum genome:
- a CDS encoding LamG-like jellyroll fold domain-containing protein, translating to MRNPLRNLKKDRRRQQLRSKARRGLRVETLEARRLLAVVAADGFETANFSGGSEQWAVGSWDSSGDATIRSDTSPASGSYHARLRRSSGDLQRTVDVTDLSDVRLQFSTKLISFEGSDRADVMVSGDGTNWTTIQSFFDGDDDGQYHDYDLAVPDVGNTLHIRFDAGMSGSGDYWYIDNVQVEGTLANTEPVGLISHWTAENTALDAEGRNNGLTVNGTSYAAGQVGQGFLFDGVDDGILLEDSSSLKLTRSLTIEAWVRADSLPSQHGMILFRGDDRGGVDPYQLYVNSDGTIRFGISDENAGAGLKTDMPLGEFVYLAGTLDDATGEMSLYLNGVLMSKGQTDVRPFRNLDPSQNPGLGIGNHGGGSTSPHNFPFHGVIDELKIHDVALTSTEVLANFTTNKGSLTPKLSIDDVSVQEGESTHPVFDAFVDVNQGGLWSPRGMAFGPDGNLYVSSSDTDSVLRYDGTTGTFIDEFVAAGSGGLDYPRDLTFHDGHLFVSSDLTNSVLRYDGATGAFLSEFITSGSGGLEKPRGLLFGSNSDLYVASGGDDDAILRYDATTGAFLNEFISSGDGGLNNPTRMVFGPDGNFYVSSPNVASNSVLRYDTSGNFIDTFVSPGSAGLDGPTGLLFRDGLLLVASNRTNSVLAFAQTSGEFVGEIVAASVGGLRNPNSLLIDANGDLLVSSVTTNQVLRYGQAVGVAKAAFVVRLSSPSPESIVVQFSTTDGTATEGDDYTSASGTVVFDPGMTTGTVAVSVIDDSELESDETFIVSLSNAVGATIADASAVGTIVDDEVPNMLPVVDAGANQTLSDGDASGVELVTLVGTASDSDGSVASVQWTEGSTVLGNATTLTTSLTVGVHTLTFTAIDNEGASSSDTVVVTVNPNQGPSANAGSNITVSDADDNGSEMVTLTGAGSDTDGTIASYEWSEGSTVLGTSSSISPVLNVGSHVLTLTVTDNGGATSSDSVVVTVEQPSNVTALYVYDIRFESYRSGRYHRAVFEIRSDSNSDGQGSSADAVASGVAITVQFDGRTYSGTTDSNGVFVTSWRKNVSSGTYAEVVDLALTDFTWDPLALDLEDDSDGDGLPDATL from the coding sequence AGGCGCGAAGGCTGCTGGCCGTGGTAGCCGCCGATGGATTTGAGACAGCCAATTTTTCGGGGGGCAGCGAGCAATGGGCGGTCGGCAGTTGGGATTCGAGCGGCGATGCGACGATTCGCAGCGACACCTCACCCGCCAGCGGCAGTTACCATGCTCGGCTACGGCGTAGTTCGGGCGATCTGCAGCGAACAGTCGATGTGACAGACTTGTCTGATGTCCGACTCCAGTTTTCCACCAAGCTGATTTCGTTCGAAGGTTCGGACCGAGCGGATGTCATGGTCAGCGGCGATGGCACGAACTGGACGACGATTCAGTCTTTCTTTGATGGTGACGACGACGGCCAATACCACGACTACGACTTGGCAGTTCCAGACGTAGGTAACACGCTACACATTCGCTTCGATGCCGGCATGAGCGGCAGCGGCGACTACTGGTATATCGACAACGTCCAAGTCGAAGGCACGCTTGCGAACACGGAACCCGTTGGACTGATCAGTCACTGGACGGCGGAGAACACCGCTTTGGACGCGGAAGGTAGAAACAATGGCCTGACGGTCAACGGGACTAGTTATGCCGCAGGCCAAGTTGGTCAAGGGTTTCTGTTTGATGGAGTCGATGATGGCATACTGCTTGAGGACTCATCGAGCCTTAAACTGACACGATCACTTACCATTGAAGCGTGGGTGCGCGCTGATTCGTTACCATCACAACATGGCATGATCCTGTTTCGCGGTGATGATCGCGGCGGTGTCGATCCATACCAGTTGTACGTTAATTCCGATGGAACGATACGCTTTGGAATTAGCGACGAAAACGCGGGAGCGGGTCTGAAAACGGATATGCCGCTCGGCGAATTTGTTTATCTCGCCGGTACGCTCGATGATGCGACAGGGGAGATGAGTCTGTACCTCAACGGCGTGCTCATGTCGAAAGGGCAAACCGACGTAAGGCCATTCCGAAACCTCGACCCATCGCAAAACCCTGGTCTGGGAATCGGGAATCACGGCGGAGGCTCAACCTCACCTCACAATTTCCCATTCCATGGTGTAATCGACGAACTGAAAATTCATGATGTTGCGTTAACGAGCACCGAAGTTCTCGCAAACTTCACCACAAACAAAGGTAGCTTGACGCCTAAGCTATCGATCGACGACGTTTCTGTGCAAGAGGGAGAATCGACGCACCCAGTTTTTGACGCATTTGTAGATGTCAACCAAGGCGGTCTGTGGTCTCCGCGCGGAATGGCTTTCGGCCCCGACGGGAATCTATATGTGTCGAGTTCTGACACCGACAGTGTGCTACGCTACGACGGCACGACAGGAACGTTCATAGACGAATTCGTAGCTGCTGGTTCAGGCGGGCTCGACTACCCCAGAGATCTGACTTTCCATGATGGTCATTTGTTTGTCTCTAGTGACCTAACAAATTCGGTCCTGCGTTACGATGGAGCGACCGGCGCGTTCTTGAGCGAGTTCATTACATCCGGCTCGGGTGGACTCGAGAAACCTCGTGGTTTGCTGTTCGGATCGAACAGTGATCTGTATGTAGCCAGCGGGGGCGACGATGACGCGATTCTTCGTTACGATGCCACCACGGGTGCGTTTCTTAACGAGTTTATTTCAAGCGGAGACGGTGGACTGAACAATCCGACTCGCATGGTATTCGGTCCCGACGGCAATTTCTACGTATCGAGTCCTAATGTCGCTAGTAATTCCGTTTTGCGTTACGACACTAGCGGAAATTTCATTGATACTTTTGTCAGTCCGGGGTCGGCCGGGCTGGATGGACCAACGGGTCTTTTGTTTCGCGACGGGCTACTTCTAGTTGCAAGCAATCGAACCAATTCAGTCTTGGCCTTTGCTCAAACATCTGGCGAATTCGTGGGCGAAATAGTTGCGGCTAGTGTTGGTGGTCTAAGAAATCCAAACTCATTGCTGATCGACGCTAACGGAGATCTACTGGTTAGCAGTGTTACTACCAACCAAGTACTGCGATACGGTCAAGCTGTTGGAGTAGCAAAAGCTGCTTTTGTCGTCAGACTTTCATCGCCAAGTCCGGAGTCTATCGTAGTTCAATTTAGTACTACTGACGGCACAGCCACCGAGGGCGACGACTACACCTCCGCTTCAGGCACCGTCGTATTCGATCCCGGCATGACAACAGGTACAGTCGCCGTTTCGGTAATTGATGACTCGGAACTGGAAAGCGATGAGACGTTCATTGTCAGCCTGAGCAATGCGGTCGGAGCAACCATCGCGGATGCTTCCGCAGTCGGAACGATCGTTGATGATGAAGTACCTAATATGCTGCCAGTGGTTGATGCCGGTGCCAATCAAACATTGAGTGACGGCGATGCATCCGGAGTTGAGTTGGTAACGCTAGTCGGTACGGCTTCTGACAGCGACGGCTCGGTCGCTTCCGTTCAATGGACCGAGGGATCCACGGTACTGGGCAATGCAACCACGCTCACAACTTCGCTGACTGTCGGCGTGCATACACTCACCTTCACTGCCATCGATAACGAGGGTGCTTCCAGTAGCGACACTGTCGTGGTAACCGTGAATCCGAATCAAGGTCCGTCCGCGAATGCTGGGTCGAATATCACAGTGTCTGACGCGGACGACAATGGCAGCGAAATGGTAACGCTGACCGGAGCAGGCAGCGACACGGACGGAACGATCGCGAGTTATGAATGGAGCGAAGGCAGCACGGTCCTGGGCACTTCAAGCAGTATCTCTCCCGTGCTCAACGTCGGTTCCCACGTCTTGACGCTGACGGTGACAGACAACGGCGGCGCGACCTCGAGCGATTCCGTTGTCGTCACCGTTGAACAGCCTTCCAACGTGACCGCGCTGTATGTCTACGATATACGCTTCGAGTCTTACAGGAGTGGTAGGTATCACAGAGCCGTATTCGAGATACGTAGTGATTCGAACTCCGATGGACAAGGGAGTTCGGCGGATGCAGTCGCATCAGGCGTTGCGATTACGGTTCAGTTTGACGGTCGAACCTACTCAGGCACAACGGATTCCAATGGTGTTTTTGTCACCAGCTGGAGGAAAAATGTCAGCAGCGGTACCTATGCCGAAGTTGTCGATTTGGCACTGACGGATTTCACCTGGGATCCACTCGCACTGGACCTTGAAGACGATTCTGACGGCGATGGCCTACCGGATGCGACTTTGTAG